In the Zingiber officinale cultivar Zhangliang chromosome 5A, Zo_v1.1, whole genome shotgun sequence genome, agtaaaatgtAAATTTTAAGATAAATTATGTTTTAGGAAAGTTTATATGAATGTTTTAATAatgctattttttaaaaatatatatttttaaaataaaaaaaaatcaaataaatatatacatttatctcttttgtttaatacatttaaattaaaaaaaacaattacCAAAAGTCTTAAAATTCTCATTTTGCAGGCAGATGATTTACTAAATAAAAACTAGAGATTCACCGGCCAACCAAGATTTGGATGTggtggaatatatacacaacttacagaaaaagaaaaaggaaaagcgGAATTCCTTGTGTTTCCCTCTTCAAGCTTACGGTTTAGTCAGGGAATAATGTGGGCAAATTAAATAGTTTTAAATCCGTAATAAGCCATTCCAGaatattgttttttattttcctttcacAGCTGTAGTGAATATTCTTGCTTCGTTTAATATCTTCAAAATACACAGCtcagaaaattaatttttttaacttcgtataaatcaattaatcaatatgTTCAGATGTGGGAAAGAGATTAGAGAACCAATGCCATGAACGACACTAATGTACAAATCTACGACTAACTAGAAGTGAAGACACACAGAGCAAGATGGTAGAGCATTATTCGTTTGAGTAGTATTTCGTTGCAAATGCAGTAATTGAGCGGTACATCGATCGATAATGTACACTTCGAGCGGTGTCTTAAAGGCCAAAAACAAGAACTGAGAGATCCTTATCGCCATGTTAACTAGCGTATTAATACTGTAATCTATCGGCAGcgtcaaaattcaaaactcgGGCCTTAATTATTTTCGTTTTGGTCGTTCGCCGGGCGCCGTCAGAGCCAGAGCGCGCCGGCGTCGCGCAGTAGCGGCACGAGTTTGCCTCCGAGGTGGAGGGACATGACCTTGTCCGTGGGCCCGACGAGGTTGCCGCCGATGAAGACGGCCGGCACCGGCGGGGTGCGGCCGAGCATCTTGGCGAGCGCGCGCTCCATGTCCCTGCCCTTGGGGTCCTGGTCCAGCTCGTGGACCGCCGCGTCCACCCCCAGCTCCA is a window encoding:
- the LOC121983282 gene encoding putative glutaredoxin-C14, with the protein product MDRVLRLSSQKAVVIFSVSSCCMCHTVKRLFMELGVDAAVHELDQDPKGRDMERALAKMLGRTPPVPAVFIGGNLVGPTDKVMSLHLGGKLVPLLRDAGALWL